One window of Marmota flaviventris isolate mMarFla1 chromosome 5, mMarFla1.hap1, whole genome shotgun sequence genomic DNA carries:
- the Arrdc3 gene encoding arrestin domain-containing protein 3 isoform X4, producing MYDDNSEEGFNTIHSGRHEYAFSFELPQTPLATSFEGRHGSVRYWVKAELHRPWLLPVKLKKEFTVFEHIDINTPSLLSPQAGTKEKTLCCWFCTSGPISLSAKIERKGYTPGESIQIFAEIENCSSRMVVPKAAIYQTQAFYAKGKMKEVKQLVANLRGESLSSGKTETWNGKLLKIPPVSPSILDCSIIRVEYSLMVYVDIPGAMDLFLNLPLVIGTIPLHPFGSRTSSVSSQCSMNMNWLGLSLPERPEAPPSYAEVVTEEQRRNNLAPMSACDDFERALQGPLFAYIQEFRFLPPPLYSEIDPNPDQTSDDRPSCPSR from the exons ACCACTTGCTACCTCATTCGAAGGCCGACATGGCAGTGTGCGCTATTGGGTGAAAGCCGAATTGCACAGGCCTTGGCTTCTACCAGTAAAATTAAAGAAGGAATTTACAGTCTTTGAGCATATAGATATCAACACTCCTTCATTACTG TCACCCCAAGCAGGCACAAAAGAAAAGACTCTCTGTTGCTGGTTCTGTACCTCAGGCCCAATATCCTTAAGTGCCAAAATTGAAAGGAAGGGCTATACCCCAG gTGAATCAATTCAGATATTTGCTGAGATTGAGAATTGCTCTTCCCGAATGGTGGTGCCAAAGGCAGCCATTTACCAAACACAGGCCTTCTATGCCAAAGGGAAAATGAAGGAAGTGAAACAGCTTGTGGCTAATTTGCGTGGGGAATCCTTATCATCTGGAAAGACAGAGACGTGGAATGGCAAGTTGCTGAAAATTCCACCAGTCTCACCCTCTATACTCGATTGTAGTATAATTCGTGTGGAATATTCACTAATG GTATACGTGGATATTCCTGGAGCTAtggatttatttcttaatttgccACTTGTCATCGGTACCATTCCTCTGCATCCATTTGGCAGCAGAACCTCAAGTGTAAGCAGTCAGTGTAGCATGAATATGAACTGGCTTGGTTTATCTCTTCCTGAAAGACCTGAAG CACCACCCAGTTATGCAGAAGTGGTAACAGAGGAACAAAGGCGGAACAATCTTGCACCTATGAGTGCTTGTGATGATTTTGAGAGAGCGCTTCAAGGACCACTGTTTGCATATATCCAGGAGTTTAGGTTCTTGCCTCCACCTCTTTATTCAGAG ATTGATCCAAATCCTGATCAGACTTCAGATGATAGACCATCCTGCCCCTCTCGTTGA
- the Arrdc3 gene encoding arrestin domain-containing protein 3 isoform X3: protein MVVPKAAIYQTQAFYAKGKMKEVKQLVANLRGESLSSGKTETWNGKLLKIPPVSPSILDCSIIRVEYSLMVYVDIPGAMDLFLNLPLVIGTIPLHPFGSRTSSVSSQCSMNMNWLGLSLPERPEAPPSYAEVVTEEQRRNNLAPMSACDDFERALQGPLFAYIQEFRFLPPPLYSEIDPNPDQTSDDRPSCPSR from the exons ATGGTGGTGCCAAAGGCAGCCATTTACCAAACACAGGCCTTCTATGCCAAAGGGAAAATGAAGGAAGTGAAACAGCTTGTGGCTAATTTGCGTGGGGAATCCTTATCATCTGGAAAGACAGAGACGTGGAATGGCAAGTTGCTGAAAATTCCACCAGTCTCACCCTCTATACTCGATTGTAGTATAATTCGTGTGGAATATTCACTAATG GTATACGTGGATATTCCTGGAGCTAtggatttatttcttaatttgccACTTGTCATCGGTACCATTCCTCTGCATCCATTTGGCAGCAGAACCTCAAGTGTAAGCAGTCAGTGTAGCATGAATATGAACTGGCTTGGTTTATCTCTTCCTGAAAGACCTGAAG CACCACCCAGTTATGCAGAAGTGGTAACAGAGGAACAAAGGCGGAACAATCTTGCACCTATGAGTGCTTGTGATGATTTTGAGAGAGCGCTTCAAGGACCACTGTTTGCATATATCCAGGAGTTTAGGTTCTTGCCTCCACCTCTTTATTCAGAG ATTGATCCAAATCCTGATCAGACTTCAGATGATAGACCATCCTGCCCCTCTCGTTGA